CGCCGACGACGACGAAGGTGAGGAAGCGCTCGCGCTCCTCGGCCGTCTGCGCGACCTCGGCGCGCTCGAAGGCGCTGATGAGGCGGCCGCGGATCTCGAGGGCGTTGTCCAGCGTCTTCAGGCCGGGCGCGTACTGGGCGAAGTGGTCGTTGCCGAAGTAGGACTGGCCTGCACCAGCGGCGACGATGAGGGAGTCGTACTCGACGTCCTGGGAGAACTCGCCTTCCTCGAAGGTCACTGTCTGGGCCTCGACGTCGATTCCGGTGACGTCGCCGCGCACGATGTTGACGTTCTCCTGGCTGGCGAGGATCTGCCGCACGGAGGCTGCGATCTCGCCCGTGGACAGCAGGCCGGTGGCGACTTGGTAGAGGAGGGGAGCGAAAAGGTGGTGGTTTGTGCGGTTAATCAGCGTGATGTCGACGTCGGCGTTCGCGAGCTCGCGCGCGGCGAACATGCCGCCGAAGCCCGCGCCGATGATCACTACGTGGTGGCGGTTACCTGCGGGTCGAAGGGCTGAATCAGCCATTGTTTTCGTCTCCTTGAGATACTAGGTTTGTATTACCCACCCCATGATACGCGTCACCTCTTAAACGTCTATCGGGGCGTTCGCCGTGGCGCGCCCGCGGGAGCCGCTCAGGCGTTTAATCTGTGGGGCGTGGTTCCCGCACGCTCGCCTCAGTCTCACCTTGATTTCGTTGACGCCGAATCCTGGCCCGGCGTTGTCTCCGTGCCCTCTGGGCGGGCTGCGAAGATCGGTGCGCGCCGCGCGGAGGCGCGGTTCGCTCGGGCGTGCGCGAAGGCGGGGATCGAGCTCGACCCGGCTGCCGGGGCGCAGGTAGTCGTCGAGCGCCCCGAAGTCTTCCGCCGGATCTGGGAGAGCGGTTGGGTCGGCTTGGCCGAGGGGTTTATGGCCGGGGAGTGGTCGACATCCAACTCGGATGCCCTGGTCGAGGCGTTGGCGGCACTGATCCGCGCTGGATACCGGCCGAAGACGCGCACCGCTTTGCAGCCCGGCCAGGGCGGCGACGTCCCGCCTGCGCTGGTGCAGCACTACGCGGGCGACGGCATGAGCGGGTTCGCCGGCCACTTTGCCACCGGCGTGCCCACGAAGGAGCGCGTCGCGGTTGCATCGCACGTGCGGGGGGCGGGCAGAGGGGCGGACGCCGCGACACATTTCGTGGACGTCACAACAATTGGTGCGCCGCTCGATGCCGAGCGCGCGGATTTGGGCCACGCGCAGGCCCGCTCCGTGGATATGCTGTTGGATGCCGTGCGGGCGCGGCCGGGCACGCACCTCGCGGAGTACCCGGCTTCGGGCGGGGCCGTGGCGATCGCGGCCGCGCGGCGCGGGGCAACGGTCGACACCATCGCCGCCAGTGACGCGGTTGCTACCGCGATACAGGAGCGCGTCACCTTCGCCGGGGCCGGGGGCGCCGCGATTCGCGTGGAGGGTGATACCGCGGCAGGGCTGCGCCGGCGCGGGTCCTACGACGCCGTCGTGTCCGTGGAACGCCTCGAGGCGCTGGCCCCACGCGAGAAGGGGCCGTACCTCGCCGCGCTGGGCGCGCTCATCCACCCGGGCGGTCGCGTTGCCCTGCAGAGCCTCATGCGCACCGCGGACTACTCGGCTGCGGCCGACGCGGCGCTGGAATCGCTCCGCGCGTACGTTTGGCCCGGGCTGAGCTTCACGACGCCCACAGAGCTCGCAACCCTCGTCGACCGCCAGACGGACCTCCGCGTTATCGCGCAGTCGCACGCGCCGGAGCACGTCGCGCGCTCGCTGCGGCTGCAACGGCACACCTTCGACGCGCACCTGCGGGAGGCCGCCGCCGACGGGTTCGACGCCGTGTACCGGCGTCTGTGGCAGTGGCAGTTCGCGCTGCGCGAGGCGCTGGCGGGGCTGGGCATGCTGGACCTGGTTCAGGTCACGCTCGTGCCGCGCTCGAGGCGGGGGCGCAGGTAGTCAGGAACTACTTGACATAATGTACATTATCGGACAAATGGCGGGAGGGGATTAACCCGCCTTTTCCAGCTTGACGCGGATGTTGACCTCGCCCTCGTCCGCGATCTTCGCCGCAACGAACTCCGGGGTCTCCACGCCGTAGTCGGTACGCGTGATCGGAATGTCGCCGGCGACCACCACGTTGTCGCCCGTGCGTGCGACGTTAAACTCGTGCGTCACCGGGTTGGTCACACCGCGGATGGTCAGCGCGCCCGTGAGCTCCACGGGCGCCACGCTGCCGTCCTCCGGAACGTGCGTGACGTCGACCGGTTCGGTGAGCTCAAAGGTGGCCACTGGGAACTCGTCCGTGTGCAGGATCTTGCGCCGCACGTTGTTGTCGCGCACGTCGCTGTCGGTCGACAGCGTCGCCATATCCACGACGATCTCGCCCGCGGTCAGCGTGCCGCCCTCGACTGTGACAAAGCCGTCAACCTCGCGTGTCGAACCCGAGGTCACCTTGCGTTCGGCCGGAAGGATCTCGAAGAAGGTGAACCCGGCGGACGTCTGGTTCGGCCCCGGCGTGGTGGATACGTCCCACGTGCCGTCGATACCCGTGCTCGCGGCCTGCAGGCTGGACTCGTTGATTCCTTCCGTCTTGATCCCGGCTCCGCCGCGGACGAGCGAGATGACCATCGGGACGATCGCGAGGCTGGCCAGCACCACGATGGCGACGGTGCCGAGGACGATGACGGGCGTGCGTTTCACCTGAGCTTCTCCAAACTTCTGGCTATCTCGACTAATTCGTCACATAGGTGACGAATTTCTGTTGGGCTGGCGCCCTCCGCGTGCGCGGTGGCTATGTCTTCTGCCGCGCACCTTAACTCAAAAAGTCTATCCCGCATACGCCCCGCCCGGTCCGGGTGCAGGATCACGGCGTTGTCCGGGATGCCCGTGCCGCTCACACCGTTGCGCTGCTCGTAGGCGCGCTGCTTGCACGATTCGCTGCAGTACTTCCGGCGCCGACCCCTCCCCTTCTGCTCGGGAAGCTCAGCGCCGCACCACTGGCAGGTGGCCGCGGGCGCGGCGCCGGAGATGTCCACACAGCACAGAGTAGCGGGCCGGGGTGCCGGGAACAAAGCCCGCGGCGGCGCCGTTATACTGACGCAATATATTGTCGCCGAGATACTCGGGCGACTGCTACACGAAGGAAGGGATAAATAGCATGGCTGATCGTGTCCTGCGCGGTAGCCGGATGGGCGCCGTGAGCTACGAGACGGACCGTGACCACGATCTCGCCCCCCGCCAGATGGCGAAGTACCGCACCCCAAACGGCGAGGTGTTCGACGTCCCCTTCGCAGACGACGCCGAGATCCCCGAAGAATGGATGTGCAAGAACGGCCAGGTAGGCACCCTTATCGAGGGTGATGGCGTAGAAGCCAAACCCGTGAAGCCGCCGCGCACCCACTGGGACATGCTGCGCGAACGCCGCACGATCGAGGAGCTCGACGAGCTGCTTGAGGAGCGCCTCGAGCAGCTGCGCAAGCGCCGTCGCACCGCCGCGCGCATAGCGAAGGAACAGGAAGCGCAGAAGAAATAAGGAAAGCCCGGACTACGCGGTCCGGGCTTTTTCGTGCCTTACTTCCCAGAGGTGCCCACGCGGACGGCCTCGCGGATGAACTCCACGGCCGTATCGGCAGCCCGCGCGGCACGGCGCGGGATCGCGCTCACCCCCGAGCGCTTCAGCTCGTGGCCGGCCAGCTTGGCGCCCTCCAGGACCATGTTCACCCCAGTCTCGGTGACGTCGCCGACGACCCTGCGGGTCTTCCACAGGCCCGACTGGTCAACCTCGTGGCGCAGCAACTTGCCCGTTTCCCTGGCGAGTTCGCGCAGGAAGGCGGACTGCCTCTCGGCGCCCCACTTGGTCACCTCGAGGAGAGACTCGCTGGCGAAGCTTGAGTCGAGTTTGGACTGGCCCAGCTGCCGGTCGACGAAGGTGATGGGCACCTCGCGGACGTCGAACTCCGCCTCCAGCGCCTTGCGGATCATGTCGACCTGGAAAATGTAGCCCTTGGTGGACAGAGCGCTGAGGTCAATCGACTCGAGCACCTCGCGGCGAAACGCCCGGTAGCCAGCGGTCATGTCCTCGACGTCGTCGCCCAGGGCCAGCGATATGTAGCGGTTGCCCCACTTGGAAAGCATGTAGCGCTCCCGCGGCCAGTTGTCCACCTGCCCGCCTTCGACGTAGCGCGAACCGATGACCACGTCTGCGCCAGCCTCGATCTCGCCGAGAAGCAGCTCGAGCTCCTCGGGGGCGTGCGAACCATCTGCATCCATCTGGCAGATGACCTCGTAATCGCGCTCGAGGGCCCATTCGAAGCCCTCGCGGTAGGCGGCGAGGAGGCCCTCCTTGTTCCCGCGGTGGAGCACGTGAACCTCAGGGTGGGCGCCGGCGAGCTCGTCGGCCTTGGCGCCGGTGCCGTCCGGGGAGTTGTCGTCGACCACGAGGACGTCCACCTCCGGCGTTGAGCTGAGGACCCTGTCGACGATGAGCGGGAGGTTGTCCACCTCGTTATAGGTGGGAATGATCACCACAGTGGTGTTGGCCACGGGCATGTCTCCTTCAAGCTGATACTTCTTTTTCCTCCCTCGCAGCATACCCGCCCCGGCGCCGGACCAGGGACCAGATCATGGCGGCGACGCCGCCCGCCACCAACAGCCACTCCAGGGCCGCCCCGAAGCGCATCGACGGGGTGACCGTTACGCGCAAGGGGAGCTGCGCCGTCAGCAGGGCGGGTTCGAAGATGCCGGACTGCTCGATGACGCTTCCGTCCGGCAGGATGATGCCCGAGGCCCCGGAGGTGGCGGCGACCACGACGGCGCGGTCCGTCTCGATCGCGCGGAAGCGGCTCATGGCCATCTGCTGGTACGTCATATCGGTGAAGCCGAAGGTGGCGTTGTTCGTCGGGGTGGCCAGAATCTCCGCACCCGCGCGCACGGCGGAACGGAAGGCAGCGTCGACGGCGACCTCATAGCAGGTGGCCACCCCCAGCACCACGTCGCGGACGCGGACCGTACCGTCGCCGTCGCCGGGCTTGAAGTCCCCGGCGAGGTCGACGTATTCGGAAAAGAGGCGGAAAAAGTCCCGC
This is a stretch of genomic DNA from Corynebacterium auris. It encodes these proteins:
- a CDS encoding class I SAM-dependent methyltransferase; this encodes MVPARSPQSHLDFVDAESWPGVVSVPSGRAAKIGARRAEARFARACAKAGIELDPAAGAQVVVERPEVFRRIWESGWVGLAEGFMAGEWSTSNSDALVEALAALIRAGYRPKTRTALQPGQGGDVPPALVQHYAGDGMSGFAGHFATGVPTKERVAVASHVRGAGRGADAATHFVDVTTIGAPLDAERADLGHAQARSVDMLLDAVRARPGTHLAEYPASGGAVAIAAARRGATVDTIAASDAVATAIQERVTFAGAGGAAIRVEGDTAAGLRRRGSYDAVVSVERLEALAPREKGPYLAALGALIHPGGRVALQSLMRTADYSAAADAALESLRAYVWPGLSFTTPTELATLVDRQTDLRVIAQSHAPEHVARSLRLQRHTFDAHLREAAADGFDAVYRRLWQWQFALREALAGLGMLDLVQVTLVPRSRRGRR
- a CDS encoding YceI family protein, which produces MKRTPVIVLGTVAIVVLASLAIVPMVISLVRGGAGIKTEGINESSLQAASTGIDGTWDVSTTPGPNQTSAGFTFFEILPAERKVTSGSTREVDGFVTVEGGTLTAGEIVVDMATLSTDSDVRDNNVRRKILHTDEFPVATFELTEPVDVTHVPEDGSVAPVELTGALTIRGVTNPVTHEFNVARTGDNVVVAGDIPITRTDYGVETPEFVAAKIADEGEVNIRVKLEKAG
- a CDS encoding RNA polymerase-binding protein RbpA; amino-acid sequence: MADRVLRGSRMGAVSYETDRDHDLAPRQMAKYRTPNGEVFDVPFADDAEIPEEWMCKNGQVGTLIEGDGVEAKPVKPPRTHWDMLRERRTIEELDELLEERLEQLRKRRRTAARIAKEQEAQKK
- a CDS encoding polyprenol monophosphomannose synthase translates to MANTTVVIIPTYNEVDNLPLIVDRVLSSTPEVDVLVVDDNSPDGTGAKADELAGAHPEVHVLHRGNKEGLLAAYREGFEWALERDYEVICQMDADGSHAPEELELLLGEIEAGADVVIGSRYVEGGQVDNWPRERYMLSKWGNRYISLALGDDVEDMTAGYRAFRREVLESIDLSALSTKGYIFQVDMIRKALEAEFDVREVPITFVDRQLGQSKLDSSFASESLLEVTKWGAERQSAFLRELARETGKLLRHEVDQSGLWKTRRVVGDVTETGVNMVLEGAKLAGHELKRSGVSAIPRRAARAADTAVEFIREAVRVGTSGK